DNA from Algisphaera agarilytica:
CTTCCACCGCTCCGCAAAACAACGGTGGGACCGTGAGACTTCGCGGCGCCGCAGCCGTGCGCTCAAAGCCTACTTCCGAGAGACCGGCCTGGATTGGTCGGACGTCGAGATCGTCGGTTAGTCAGCCGACCCGCCCGTCACATCGTGCCGAAATACCGATCCCCCGCATCGCCGAGGCCGGGGACGATGTAGCCGTTGTCGTTGAGCTCACGGTCGATGCCGGCGACGATGACGGGGACGTCGGGATGAGCCGCGGTGAGGGTTTTGACGCCTTCGGGGGCGGCGAGGACGCCGACGAACTTGAGTTGGGTGCACCCGAGTTCCTTGAGGCGTTGCACGGCGGCGACGGCGCTGCCGCCGGTGGCGAGCATGGGGTCGGCGACGAGCACGAGGCTGTCGGCGACGTTGGTCGGAAGCTTCTCGTAGTACGACTCGGGCTCGAGCGTTTCTTCGTTGCGGGCCATGCCGAGGTGGCCGACCTGGGCCCCCGGGAGCAGGCGGAGCATGCCGTCGGCCAGGCCGAGCCCGGCGCGGAGGATCGGCACGATGGTGATCGTCTGGGTCATCCGCGGCGCATCCATCGTCTCGAGCGGCGTCTGGATGGTTTCGTTGGCCAGCGGCGCATCGCGGATCGCTTCGTAGGCAAGCAGGTGCCCCAGCGCCTCGACCGCCTCGCGGAAACGAAGCGCCGGCGTCTCGCGGTCGCGCAGGTCGGTCAGCAACGCCTCGATCAGCGGGTGGTTGGCGAGGGTCACATTGCCTTTGAGTTCGGGGTGGTCCACAGCGGTCCTCGATGAATGATGTCGTTGTGCGCAGGTGACGGTTGGAGTGTAACGGCAAAGCCCGGAGTTGATGAGAGATTCGGCGTCGGGGCTCAGAAAATCAGCGCATTAAAAAACCGAGCGACGCGGGATGAATGGACGAATGAAAATAACAAGGGGGTATGCGTTTGCGTTCGCTCGGCGGGGAAAACTCACCCTGATCTATCGGTGTACATCGCGTCGGTTGGACCTCCTTTCGGGGGGTAAAAGTCGCTGCCTGTCTACAACTATTATCTGAAACAGCCCGGGGCCGATCAAGAAAAATCAACCCTGAAATGCAGATCAGGGGGCAATATCAGCTAAAAAACACGCTAAAACGCAGATTTCAGTGATGGGTTTCTCAATCCGGCACGACCATGAGAACCGTGGGGGATGTCGGGCTACCCACGTGTGTCCAATCTTGAACCAGGCGGTGCAGGCGTGTCGAGGTGACGCCGTCGTCGAAGCCGTAGGTCGCGTGGAGCCGATCGAGTTCGCTGTAGCCCAGCCAGAGGTGGGTGATGCCGTCGGCCCGCAGTCGTTGCACGAGTTGCGCCGGTGTCACGTCGCCCGAAAGCTTCGCGGTGATCGGCGAGGGATCAAACGCGCTAGCGTATTCGATTTCGGGCTGCATGTAGAACAGCGACTGGTTGTTGCCCACGACCATGACCTTGCTGCCCGGGGGCAGGTCGTTGAGTTCGAGGTCTTGCATGGTGTTCATGCCGTGGGGCGCTGGCAGGCCGTCGACGAGGAACCACAGCGGTGCGGTGACGCGTTGGCCGTCGAAGGTGGCGAGTTGGGTCGCCTGGGACCAAGTGGTGATTAGCGCGGCCAGCGTGAGGGGTAGGCCGACGAGGACCGCGATCACCCCGCCTGCGGTGATGCTGGAGCTGAGTTTGCGTCCGTCGAGCTTACCCACGAGCAAGCCCGTACCGACACACAGCGGCACGATCGTCACCACGAGGAAGCGGCTCTGCAGGTGCGTCATCGACAACCACCACACGAACTGCCCGACGAGCACCACCGCCAACACAGCCGCGAGCCAGCGCGTCTTGCGGTTGATCCCCGCGCAGATTACGCCCGCTAACGCGGCGAGCCAGAACACGGGCACGCCGCCCTCGCGTTCGAAGCGTGCGATGTTTTTGGTTTCTTTGGGCGTGGGTGCGCCGCCGAGGGCGCCGTAGCCCGTGTTGCCAAGGGCCTGCCGCCAGATCGAGCTTATGCGTTCGCCCATCGGTTGGTCGAGCATGTGCGCCGCGTCCCAACGCTCGGCCCGCGCTTCATCCCAATGGGCGTAACCCATCACCGACCCCGCAAAGGGAAACACCGGGTTGCCCGTCCACGCCGCGTTGCGGGCCAGGTACGGCGACAACGCCGCAAAACCCACGACGACGCACAACACCGTGGGGGCGATCGTTTGACGGATCGGCCGA
Protein-coding regions in this window:
- the upp gene encoding uracil phosphoribosyltransferase yields the protein MDHPELKGNVTLANHPLIEALLTDLRDRETPALRFREAVEALGHLLAYEAIRDAPLANETIQTPLETMDAPRMTQTITIVPILRAGLGLADGMLRLLPGAQVGHLGMARNEETLEPESYYEKLPTNVADSLVLVADPMLATGGSAVAAVQRLKELGCTQLKFVGVLAAPEGVKTLTAAHPDVPVIVAGIDRELNDNGYIVPGLGDAGDRYFGTM